One window of the bacterium genome contains the following:
- a CDS encoding DUF503 domain-containing protein has protein sequence MIGSVRLEFHLPACHSLKEKRGIIRRFMEHTRRQYAVAIAEIESQDEWQRAVLEAAAVSNQRSHLHSILTHVVNEAERPGEMILTACDLDL, from the coding sequence ATGATCGGCAGCGTTCGCCTGGAGTTTCACCTTCCGGCGTGCCACAGCTTGAAGGAGAAGCGCGGCATCATCCGGCGCTTCATGGAGCACACGCGCCGTCAATACGCCGTCGCCATCGCCGAGATCGAGTCGCAGGATGAGTGGCAGCGGGCGGTGCTGGAGGCCGCCGCCGTCTCCAACCAGCGGTCGCACCTGCACAGCATCCTCACCCACGTGGTCAACGAGGCCGAGCGTCCGGGCGAGATGATCCTGACCGCCTGCGACCTGGACCTGTAG
- the rbfA gene encoding 30S ribosome-binding factor RbfA: MTRSNDRTQRVADAIKRIVAEAIHHEVKDFDLTMVTVTRCDLARDFSEATIRYSVLGDEAARKDCREKLGKVATFLQRRIAESIKIHHVPHLKFEFDASIEESLKLEQLFDQINRERRQAE, from the coding sequence ATGACCCGCAGCAACGACCGCACCCAACGCGTCGCCGACGCCATCAAGCGCATCGTCGCCGAAGCGATTCACCACGAGGTGAAGGACTTCGACTTGACGATGGTCACCGTCACGCGCTGCGACCTGGCGCGCGACTTCAGCGAGGCGACCATCCGCTATTCGGTGCTCGGCGACGAGGCCGCGCGCAAGGACTGCCGCGAGAAACTTGGCAAGGTCGCGACCTTCCTGCAGCGGCGCATCGCCGAGAGCATTAAGATTCACCATGTGCCGCATTTGAAATTCGAATTCGACGCCTCGATCGAGGAGAGTCTGAAACTGGAGCAATTGTTTGACCAGATCAACCGCGAACGCCGTCAAGCTGAATAA
- a CDS encoding bifunctional oligoribonuclease/PAP phosphatase NrnA, whose amino-acid sequence MTRSTANAVKLNKAVARRIALALRDARRILITAHQDPDGDSLGCQLAFYEYWTRQKRRRADILNHGGVPDKYAFMDRRGLVREVGDKPAWPVWDAVVIFECSSLDRTGNVEPVIPGGVPIINIDHHQKNTRFGTINVVDTGRAACGELVFDLLKYWRARITRTMAQQLAIALVTDTGRFRHPSTNARTLAIASELVELGANLTDLTDRIYYQMAEPQFRLIHQVLANAQIRLDGTLCMLLLRQDDLARYGVPQRDTEGLVDYSLSIKTVRVGALLKELGPRLTKISLRSPDSIDVAKLARQFGGGGHKNAAGFKVELPIDEAADFLESQLRSR is encoded by the coding sequence TTGACCAGATCAACCGCGAACGCCGTCAAGCTGAATAAGGCCGTGGCCCGCCGCATCGCGCTGGCGCTCCGCGATGCCCGCCGGATTCTGATCACCGCGCATCAGGACCCCGACGGCGACTCGCTGGGCTGCCAGTTGGCGTTCTACGAGTACTGGACCCGGCAGAAACGCCGCCGCGCCGACATCCTCAACCACGGCGGCGTGCCGGACAAGTACGCCTTCATGGACCGCCGTGGATTGGTGCGCGAGGTCGGCGACAAGCCCGCCTGGCCGGTCTGGGATGCGGTGGTCATCTTCGAATGCTCTTCGCTGGATCGCACCGGCAATGTTGAGCCGGTCATCCCTGGCGGGGTGCCGATCATCAACATCGATCATCACCAGAAGAATACCCGCTTCGGCACCATCAACGTGGTCGACACCGGCCGCGCCGCCTGCGGCGAACTGGTGTTCGACCTGCTCAAGTACTGGCGGGCACGGATCACCAGGACGATGGCGCAACAGCTGGCCATCGCGCTGGTGACCGACACCGGACGGTTCCGGCATCCCTCGACCAATGCCCGCACCCTGGCGATCGCGTCGGAATTGGTGGAACTGGGCGCCAACCTGACCGACCTGACCGACCGCATCTACTACCAGATGGCCGAACCGCAGTTCCGGTTGATCCATCAGGTGCTCGCCAACGCCCAGATTCGTCTCGATGGCACCCTTTGCATGCTGCTTTTGCGGCAGGACGACCTGGCCCGCTATGGCGTCCCGCAGCGCGACACCGAGGGGCTGGTTGACTATTCGCTGTCGATCAAGACCGTGCGCGTCGGCGCCTTGCTCAAAGAGCTGGGCCCGCGCCTGACCAAGATCAGTCTGCGTTCGCCCGACTCGATCGATGTCGCCAAACTGGCGCGTCAATTCGGCGGCGGCGGCCACAAGAACGCCGCCGGCTTCAAAGTCGAATTGCCCATCGACGAAGCCGCCGACTTCCTCGAATCCCAACTCCGCTCCCGCTGA
- a CDS encoding MFS transporter — MATKTTPHTRGDMVHALAWATAVTVITAALVVIGSRNLDHFDAALVAYTFSVLFATFGITYRYAMWLRRPPTAMYWRRGLQSLRKRRGARNLMRGLRHFVSDFMANRFIWARHWLRGAAHLLIMWGTIIAVAITFPLVFGWIMFESVPGQPQTYRAFVFGLPTFTFAVDSLFGFIVFHGLVWSSILVVAGVMLAMRRRMREESAAALQNFAEDIMPLFLLFAVSVTGLMLTVSYTWMDGYGYDFLSLLHAIVVIYTLLWMPFGKFFHIFQRPAQLGVKLYKDVGQEAEPARCRRCERPFTSRMHVEDLIHVERALGFSYDLEWPQEHFQWICPGCRRALLAMAQGRAWQGARGGVVAAPGAVPEYVNPGLGLGPLGREDERRFHA, encoded by the coding sequence ATGGCGACGAAAACGACACCACACACACGCGGCGACATGGTCCACGCCCTGGCCTGGGCAACGGCGGTGACCGTGATCACCGCGGCGCTGGTTGTGATCGGCTCGCGAAATCTCGACCATTTCGACGCGGCGCTGGTGGCCTACACCTTCTCGGTGCTGTTTGCGACCTTCGGCATTACCTACCGCTACGCCATGTGGCTGCGGCGTCCCCCCACGGCGATGTACTGGCGGCGAGGGTTGCAGAGTCTGCGCAAGCGCCGCGGCGCGCGCAACTTGATGCGCGGCCTCCGGCATTTTGTCTCCGACTTCATGGCCAACCGTTTCATCTGGGCGCGTCACTGGCTGCGCGGCGCGGCGCACCTGCTCATCATGTGGGGCACAATCATCGCGGTGGCGATCACCTTCCCGCTGGTTTTCGGTTGGATCATGTTCGAGAGCGTGCCGGGGCAACCGCAGACGTATCGCGCCTTCGTCTTCGGGCTGCCCACTTTCACCTTCGCGGTCGATTCCCTCTTCGGCTTCATCGTCTTCCACGGCCTGGTCTGGTCGTCAATTCTGGTGGTCGCGGGCGTGATGTTGGCCATGCGGCGGCGCATGCGCGAAGAGTCGGCGGCGGCGTTGCAGAACTTCGCCGAGGACATCATGCCGCTGTTCCTCCTGTTCGCCGTCAGCGTCACCGGGTTGATGCTGACGGTCAGCTACACCTGGATGGACGGCTATGGGTATGATTTCCTCAGTCTGCTGCATGCGATTGTGGTGATCTATACGCTGCTTTGGATGCCCTTCGGCAAGTTCTTCCACATCTTCCAGCGGCCGGCGCAACTGGGCGTGAAACTCTACAAGGATGTCGGCCAGGAAGCGGAGCCGGCGCGCTGCCGCCGCTGCGAACGTCCCTTCACCTCGCGCATGCATGTCGAGGACCTCATTCACGTCGAGCGCGCGCTGGGATTCTCCTACGATCTGGAGTGGCCGCAGGAGCACTTCCAGTGGATCTGCCCGGGGTGCCGTCGCGCGCTCTTGGCGATGGCGCAGGGACGCGCCTGGCAGGGCGCGCGTGGCGGCGTGGTCGCCGCCCCGGGCGCCGTGCCCGAATACGTCAATCCCGGCCTCGGTCTGGGACCGTTGGGCCGTGAGGATGAAAGAAGGTTCCATGCCTGA